In Humulus lupulus chromosome 7, drHumLupu1.1, whole genome shotgun sequence, the following are encoded in one genomic region:
- the LOC133788912 gene encoding uncharacterized protein LOC133788912 codes for MEGEKRRVVIIGGGVAGSLLAKSIQFNSDLTLIDEKEYFEIPWARWRAMVEPSFGERSVINHRDYLTNGRIVASRAINITETEVLTAEGRHIPYDYLVIATGHTDPSPKTRSEMLNQYQAEYEKINSARSILIVGGGPTGVELAAEIAVDFPDKLLTLVHSGSRLLEFVGLKAAEKSLNWLTSKKVEVKLEQSVILNDDDDGDGDDIVNDGVRVFQTSGGESVKADCHFVCTGNPVASSWLKRTLLKKHLDKHGRLMVDQNLRVKNRENIFAIGDITDVPEIKQGYLAQKHALVAAKNLKLIMDGEKESRLEKYEPRRVKAIMVSLGRRDAVAQFPFTTVSGSVPGMIKSKDLFVGKTRKKLGLQPNATQID; via the exons AAAAGAATATTTTGAGATACCATGGGCCAGGTGGAGGGCAATGGTAGAGCCATCATTTGGTGAGAGATCAGTGATCAACCATAGAGATTATCTCACAAATGGCAGAATTGTTGCATCGAGGGCCATCAATATTACTGAAACTGAAGTTTTGACTGCTGAGGGCCGCCATATTCCCTATGATTACCTCGTCATTGCCACTGGGCACACAGATCCTTCACCCAAAACAAGGAGTGAGATGCTAAACCAATACCAAGCAG AATATGAGAAAATAAATTCGGCTCGTTCAATTTTGATTGTTGGAGGAGGCCCTACTGGTGTAGAGCTTGCAGCAGAAATTGCTGTTGATTTTCCAGACAAGTTGCTTACATTGGTGCATAGTGGTTCAAGGTTACTGGAGTTTGTGGGACTCAAGGCTGCTGAAAAATCTCTCAATTGGTTGACTTCAAAAAAAGTTGAAGTGAAATTGGAGCAATCAGTGATtcttaatgatgatgatgatggtgatggtgatgataTTGTAAATGATGGAGTAAGAGTATTTCAAACTTCTGGAGGAGAATCTGTAAAGGCAGATTGCCATTTTGTATGCACTGGGAATCCTGTGGCTTCGTCATGGCTTAAGCGAACTCTTCTGAAAAAACACTTGGACAAGCACGGAAGATTGATGGTTGATCAGAATCTAAGAGTCAAGAATCGAGAGAACATCTTCGCCATTGGAGACATTACTGATGTTCCA GAGATAAAACAAGGATATTTGGCACAAAAACATGCTTTGGTGGCTGCAAAGAACTTGAAGTTAATTATGGATGGAGAGAAAGAAAGCAGATTGGAAAAGTACGAGCCTCGTAGAGTGAAGGCAATAATGGTTTCACTTGGGAGGAGAGACGCAGTGGCTCAGTTCCCATTCACAACCGTTTCTGGAAGTGTTCCTGGAATGATCAAATCCAAAGACCTCTTTGTAGGGAAGACAAGGAAGAAGTTGGGTCTACAACCTAATGCTACACAAATTGATTAG